A single genomic interval of Salinarchaeum sp. IM2453 harbors:
- a CDS encoding fumarylacetoacetate hydrolase family protein — MQLARVKTEDGVITGEHRDGHIYTDNKKYELGREAELLAPCEPSTLFCVGRNYAETLEQMEYERPEEPDWFLKHHGAVIATEDPIQYPEWTEELTYAGELAAVIDTKCTDIQPDEVSEVVRGYTIMNDVDALDQPGRTARKAFDGSAPLGPWIETDIDPVGIEMTTHINGEMRQSANTKQMLFKPAELISHLSNRYTFQPGDVVAFGSPANPGLIEPGDEVKIWYEGVGTLENTVASNE, encoded by the coding sequence ATGCAACTGGCACGAGTCAAAACAGAGGACGGAGTTATCACGGGCGAGCATCGAGATGGCCACATATATACCGATAATAAAAAATATGAACTGGGTAGAGAGGCAGAACTACTTGCCCCTTGCGAACCGTCAACGTTGTTTTGTGTCGGACGAAATTATGCTGAAACGCTCGAGCAGATGGAATACGAGCGACCAGAAGAGCCAGACTGGTTTTTAAAACACCACGGAGCCGTTATTGCAACAGAAGACCCAATTCAATACCCAGAGTGGACAGAGGAACTAACATACGCAGGAGAGTTAGCAGCAGTGATTGATACAAAATGTACAGACATACAGCCAGACGAAGTCAGCGAAGTAGTGCGAGGATATACGATTATGAACGACGTTGACGCACTTGATCAACCAGGAAGAACAGCACGAAAAGCGTTTGATGGATCAGCACCGCTCGGACCATGGATTGAAACTGACATTGATCCGGTAGGAATAGAAATGACAACCCACATCAACGGCGAAATGAGACAGTCAGCCAATACAAAGCAAATGTTATTCAAACCGGCTGAACTTATTTCCCACCTCTCGAACCGATACACGTTTCAGCCAGGGGATGTAGTTGCATTCGGAAGTCCAGCAAACCCTGGTCTAATTGAACCTGGTGACGAAGTCAAAATCTGGTATGAGGGTGTTGGAACATTAGAGAACACAGTAGCAAGCAATGAGTAG
- a CDS encoding SDR family NAD(P)-dependent oxidoreductase produces MSRPEIKAGVADLDLSDHTVLVTGSTRGVGKQTALAMGRLGATVFVHGRDRKAGRDVVSKLDQIGASDSEFFAADFSDLHAVRTMAADIANRTNSLDVLINNAGGYFPNAGTTSDGFSYTFCVNHLAPFALTAELWSLVNAADGRIVVTSSAAHRGASLDLDAITSPDGRLGFQVYAQSKLANILFANELNRRSVNTGSSVRANSIHPGAIPGSGFGRHAPFPFSLIPKLVQALPDRVEDRIADTPADGAATVMYAAVSPETSGIGGAYFSDCQRQSPASAATNEQTAVALWERSEELLDQTFSIPEV; encoded by the coding sequence GTGTCTCGTCCTGAAATCAAGGCTGGAGTTGCTGACTTAGACCTATCTGATCATACTGTTCTTGTTACTGGTTCGACCCGTGGTGTCGGAAAACAGACTGCACTAGCAATGGGAAGGCTTGGTGCAACTGTATTTGTACACGGTCGTGATCGTAAGGCTGGAAGAGATGTCGTCTCTAAGCTTGATCAAATTGGTGCATCTGATTCTGAATTTTTCGCTGCCGATTTCTCTGATCTTCACGCAGTTCGAACAATGGCTGCGGATATCGCTAACAGAACTAATTCACTTGACGTATTAATAAACAATGCTGGTGGATATTTCCCGAACGCTGGCACAACTTCCGATGGATTCAGTTATACTTTCTGTGTAAATCACTTGGCACCATTTGCGTTAACTGCAGAGCTTTGGTCGCTTGTCAATGCTGCTGACGGGCGTATTGTTGTTACATCATCGGCTGCACATCGTGGTGCTTCACTTGATCTTGATGCAATAACTTCCCCTGATGGACGGCTTGGATTTCAAGTATATGCTCAATCGAAGTTAGCCAACATCCTCTTTGCAAATGAACTCAATCGTCGGTCAGTTAATACCGGCAGTTCTGTTCGAGCAAATAGCATACACCCTGGAGCTATTCCGGGTAGCGGATTTGGAAGACACGCACCGTTTCCGTTTTCACTGATTCCTAAACTTGTGCAAGCACTTCCAGACCGTGTCGAAGATCGTATTGCAGATACGCCTGCTGACGGTGCAGCAACTGTAATGTATGCCGCTGTTTCTCCTGAAACTAGCGGGATTGGTGGAGCCTACTTTTCAGACTGTCAACGCCAGTCTCCTGCTTCAGCTGCAACGAATGAGCAAACTGCGGTTGCGCTCTGGGAACGTAGCGAAGAACTTCTTGACCAAACGTTTTCAATTCCAGAGGTGTAG
- a CDS encoding cation diffusion facilitator family transporter — translation MSGLSDQQRFNRASIANIIGNAVKIIVEGAVGLLFGSIALLADAAHSIADLVASFVVYIWGESRFKDPDETHPHGHARIEPLTALFVGAVIVLLGVNFLYESVTGLAYGVDVTFHPLLVVGILIAMLDMYFIYWYTSRMNEEVGAPALKALAVDCLNDLYTSVAALLGVLGVALGYPIFDAAAGALVSVLVIYQGVKIAKENIEYLSGKAASTEQQQMIKETLQNNPEVYDVHDLVVFYEGPSLEVEAHVEVPHNLSFQQAHDLETKLRNQTIDLDDVSDAHIHLDPIDMKDDSEEVQRAIDD, via the coding sequence GTGTCAGGTCTCTCAGACCAGCAGCGTTTTAACCGAGCTTCGATCGCGAACATAATCGGAAATGCAGTTAAGATCATTGTTGAAGGGGCAGTCGGACTGCTATTCGGTAGTATTGCGCTGCTGGCAGATGCAGCACATTCAATCGCAGACTTAGTTGCGAGCTTTGTAGTCTACATCTGGGGAGAGAGTCGCTTCAAGGATCCAGACGAAACACATCCACATGGACATGCCCGAATTGAGCCACTTACGGCTCTATTTGTCGGGGCAGTGATCGTATTACTTGGCGTAAATTTCCTGTATGAGTCAGTAACAGGACTGGCATATGGGGTAGATGTGACATTCCACCCACTGCTGGTAGTTGGGATTCTCATCGCGATGTTGGATATGTACTTCATCTACTGGTATACTTCACGAATGAATGAAGAGGTAGGTGCTCCGGCACTGAAAGCACTCGCTGTTGATTGTTTGAACGACCTATACACATCAGTTGCAGCACTGCTTGGTGTACTCGGGGTTGCATTAGGATATCCGATTTTTGATGCTGCTGCTGGAGCACTTGTAAGTGTCTTAGTCATCTATCAAGGTGTTAAGATAGCAAAAGAAAATATCGAGTATCTATCCGGGAAAGCGGCCTCAACAGAACAGCAACAGATGATAAAAGAGACATTACAGAATAATCCAGAGGTCTACGACGTGCATGATCTTGTTGTATTTTACGAAGGACCAAGCTTAGAGGTTGAAGCACATGTTGAAGTTCCACATAATCTTTCCTTCCAGCAGGCACACGACCTTGAGACAAAACTGCGAAATCAGACCATAGATTTGGATGATGTATCTGATGCGCATATTCACCTTGATCCGATTGATATGAAAGACGACAGCGAAGAGGTGCAGAGAGCTATTGACGACTAG
- a CDS encoding Lrp/AsnC ligand binding domain-containing protein, with protein sequence MTDAYVHVVAEPSAIQQAANAIAGRDSVSAVHLVTGEHDITVQLEVESKEDIASVVTEDIHSVMGVIDTETHVAYEP encoded by the coding sequence ATGACCGATGCATATGTTCACGTTGTTGCTGAACCGTCTGCAATACAACAAGCAGCGAATGCCATTGCTGGACGCGATTCCGTCTCAGCAGTTCATCTTGTGACTGGTGAACATGACATTACCGTTCAGCTTGAGGTTGAAAGCAAGGAAGATATTGCATCAGTTGTAACCGAAGACATTCACTCAGTGATGGGTGTTATTGACACCGAAACCCATGTTGCATACGAGCCGTGA